A genomic region of Phenylobacterium parvum contains the following coding sequences:
- the ftsZ gene encoding cell division protein FtsZ, translating to MAIALSAPRATELKPRIVVFGVGGAGGNAVNNMIDAGLEGVEFVVANTDAQQLAFAKTDRRIQLGVTVTQGLGAGAHPEVGMSAAEESIPEIGEHLDGAHMVFITAGMGGGTGTGAAPIIAKLARERGILTVGVVTKPFHFEGRHRMRLADSGISELQRYVDTLIVIPNQNLFRVANERTTFAEAFGMADQVLHSGVRSITDLMVLPGLINLDFSDVRTVMTEMGKAMMGTGEAEGEDRALMAASNAIQNPLLDEVSLRGAKAVLVNVTGGLDMTLLEVDEAANAISEQVDPEGNIIFGAAFDPTLQGKIRVSVVATGMDGASMSVIEPRPARATTPPPTIRIPEASAEPAPAPAPTYVEPAPAPVAAAYVAPAPVAADTTLFGEASAEAADLLAPEQGDLLSAAAPAPVEAVIEPAPAIRPIDAPVKKIVDPSVATDEDLDDLFRNPIPASAPQSRPGGFRLWGQKRPAARYEPPPAAASPRAGGALPVETPSEAAAPEGEDLNIPAFLRRLAN from the coding sequence ATGGCAATTGCACTTTCCGCGCCGCGCGCGACCGAACTCAAGCCGCGCATCGTCGTCTTCGGGGTGGGAGGCGCCGGCGGGAACGCCGTCAACAACATGATCGACGCTGGCCTGGAAGGCGTCGAGTTCGTGGTCGCCAATACGGACGCCCAGCAACTGGCCTTCGCCAAGACCGACCGCCGCATCCAGCTCGGCGTCACCGTCACCCAGGGCCTGGGCGCCGGCGCCCATCCCGAGGTGGGCATGAGCGCCGCCGAGGAATCCATTCCCGAGATCGGTGAGCACCTCGACGGCGCCCACATGGTCTTCATCACCGCCGGCATGGGCGGCGGCACCGGAACGGGCGCTGCGCCGATCATCGCCAAGCTGGCGCGTGAGCGCGGCATCCTGACCGTCGGCGTGGTCACCAAGCCCTTCCACTTCGAGGGCCGCCACCGGATGCGCCTGGCCGACAGCGGCATCTCCGAGCTGCAGCGCTATGTCGACACCCTGATCGTCATCCCGAACCAGAACCTGTTCCGCGTCGCCAACGAGCGGACCACCTTCGCCGAAGCCTTCGGCATGGCCGACCAGGTCCTGCACTCGGGCGTGCGTTCCATCACCGACCTGATGGTGCTGCCCGGCCTGATCAACCTCGACTTCTCCGACGTCCGCACGGTCATGACCGAGATGGGCAAGGCCATGATGGGCACCGGCGAGGCCGAGGGCGAGGACCGCGCCCTGATGGCCGCCAGCAACGCCATCCAGAACCCCCTGCTGGACGAAGTGTCCCTGCGCGGCGCCAAGGCGGTCCTGGTCAACGTGACCGGCGGCCTGGACATGACCCTGCTGGAAGTCGACGAGGCGGCCAACGCCATCTCCGAGCAGGTCGATCCCGAGGGCAACATCATCTTCGGCGCCGCCTTCGATCCGACCCTCCAGGGCAAGATCCGCGTCTCGGTGGTCGCCACCGGCATGGACGGTGCGTCCATGTCCGTGATCGAGCCCCGCCCGGCCCGCGCCACCACCCCGCCGCCCACCATCCGCATTCCCGAGGCGTCGGCTGAACCCGCCCCGGCTCCGGCGCCCACATATGTTGAACCGGCTCCGGCGCCTGTTGCGGCGGCCTACGTCGCCCCGGCGCCCGTCGCCGCCGACACCACCCTCTTCGGCGAGGCTTCGGCGGAAGCCGCCGATCTCCTGGCGCCCGAGCAGGGCGACCTCCTGTCCGCGGCCGCCCCGGCCCCGGTCGAGGCGGTCATCGAGCCCGCCCCGGCTATCCGTCCCATCGACGCTCCGGTGAAGAAGATCGTCGACCCCAGCGTGGCGACCGATGAGGACCTGGACGATCTCTTCCGCAATCCGATCCCGGCGTCTGCCCCTCAGTCCCGTCCAGGCGGCTTCCGCCTCTGGGGTCAGAAGCGCCCTGCGGCCCGGTATGAGCCGCCCCCGGCGGCGGCCTCTCCCCGTGCAGGCGGCGCCCTGCCTGTCGAGACGCCCAGCGAAGCCGCTGCGCCCGAGGGCGAGGACCTCAACATCCCGGCCTTCCTGCGCCGCCTCGCCAACTAG
- the lpxC gene encoding UDP-3-O-acyl-N-acetylglucosamine deacetylase, with translation MADLAYQHTVANPVRFSGIGVHTGVQARVAVLPAPAGAGLVYVRTDVQDRDNRIAVSGEAVCKTQLGTVITNAAGVTVATIEHLMAALVMSGVDNAVIEIDGPEMPIMDGSSLDFIRGLDRAGVRRQGALRQVIEIIDVIEVIEGDKRATLRPSDGFEVAFEIAFGSRAIGRQAVDLRMDPAAFRRELADCRTFGFLHEVEALRAMGLARGGSMDNAVVIDGDEIMNPEGLRRPDEFVRHKALDAIGDLYVLGAPVLGRFEGVLAGHALNNALVRALLATPHAWRLRTLAPELAEAV, from the coding sequence GTGGCCGATCTTGCGTACCAGCACACCGTCGCCAACCCCGTCCGGTTTTCGGGCATCGGGGTCCACACCGGCGTGCAGGCCCGTGTCGCCGTGCTGCCGGCCCCGGCTGGGGCTGGCCTTGTCTATGTCCGCACCGACGTGCAGGACCGCGACAACCGCATCGCCGTGAGCGGCGAGGCTGTCTGCAAGACGCAACTCGGCACGGTGATCACCAACGCCGCCGGCGTCACGGTCGCGACGATCGAGCACCTGATGGCCGCCCTGGTCATGTCCGGCGTGGACAACGCCGTGATCGAGATCGACGGCCCGGAAATGCCGATCATGGACGGCTCGTCCCTTGACTTCATCCGCGGCCTCGACCGGGCGGGCGTTCGCCGCCAGGGCGCCCTGCGACAGGTCATCGAGATCATCGACGTCATCGAGGTCATCGAAGGCGACAAGCGCGCAACCCTTCGTCCGTCGGACGGTTTCGAGGTGGCCTTCGAGATCGCCTTCGGCTCGCGCGCCATCGGGCGCCAGGCCGTGGACCTTCGGATGGACCCGGCCGCCTTCCGCCGTGAGCTGGCCGACTGCCGGACCTTTGGCTTCCTGCACGAGGTCGAGGCCCTGCGCGCCATGGGCCTGGCCCGGGGCGGCTCCATGGACAACGCCGTGGTCATCGACGGCGACGAGATCATGAACCCCGAGGGCCTTCGCCGGCCCGACGAGTTCGTCCGCCACAAGGCCCTGGACGCCATCGGCGACCTCTACGTTCTGGGCGCGCCTGTGCTCGGCCGGTTCGAGGGCGTCCTGGCCGGTCATGCCCTGAACAACGCCCTGGTCCGCGCCCTGCTGGCCACGCCGCACGCCTGGCGCCTGAGGACCCTCGCCCCGGAACTGGCCGAGGCGGTCTGA
- a CDS encoding outer membrane protein assembly factor BamD — MVSVLRRSWTTPALVGLAAALTLAGCAAQPKKQRLVYEERPVELLYATGSSRLDARQWSQAVDYFAEVERQHPYSEWSRRAILMTAYANYQSGNYLEAIGDSDRFLSLYPGNPSAAYAHYLKAICYFDQIVDVGRDQAATGQALAALRDVVQRYPKSEFAADARLKIDMVNDQLAGKEMAVGRYYLRHGDTLAAIGRFQTVLQRYQTTTHAAEALYRLVEANLTLGLMEEARRNGAVLGYNYPGDYWYREAYALLTSKDLKPPVTPDGKAKRRLPLPFVKDPSKTLTPQSAGLAVPPGAG, encoded by the coding sequence ATGGTGTCCGTGCTTCGCAGATCCTGGACCACGCCGGCCCTCGTCGGCCTGGCCGCCGCCCTTACCCTCGCCGGTTGCGCCGCCCAGCCCAAAAAGCAGAGGCTGGTCTACGAGGAGCGCCCTGTCGAACTCCTCTACGCCACGGGCTCCTCGCGGCTGGACGCCCGCCAGTGGAGCCAGGCGGTGGACTATTTCGCCGAGGTCGAGCGCCAGCACCCCTATTCGGAGTGGTCCCGCCGGGCGATCCTGATGACCGCCTACGCCAACTACCAGTCTGGCAACTACCTCGAGGCGATCGGCGATTCGGACCGGTTCCTGTCGCTCTACCCGGGCAACCCGTCAGCCGCCTACGCCCACTATCTGAAGGCCATCTGCTATTTCGACCAGATCGTCGACGTGGGCCGTGACCAGGCGGCCACGGGTCAGGCCCTTGCGGCCCTGCGCGACGTGGTCCAGCGCTATCCCAAGTCGGAATTCGCCGCCGACGCCCGGCTGAAGATCGACATGGTCAACGACCAGTTGGCTGGCAAGGAGATGGCGGTCGGGCGCTACTACCTGCGTCATGGCGACACGCTTGCCGCGATCGGCCGGTTCCAGACCGTGCTCCAGCGCTACCAGACCACCACCCATGCGGCCGAGGCCCTCTACCGCCTGGTGGAGGCCAATCTCACCCTCGGCCTGATGGAAGAGGCGCGCCGCAATGGCGCCGTGCTGGGCTACAACTATCCCGGGGATTACTGGTACCGCGAGGCCTACGCCCTCCTGACCTCCAAGGACCTCAAGCCCCCCGTCACGCCGGACGGCAAGGCCAAGCGGCGTTTGCCCCTGCCTTTCGTCAAGGATCCCTCCAAGACGCTGACCCCCCAGTCCGCAGGCCTGGCCGTTCCTCCGGGGGCGGGCTGA
- the recN gene encoding DNA repair protein RecN gives MLTGLWIRDVVLIEALDLSVGPGLTALTGETGAGKSILLDALGLATGARAESGLVRRGSAQASASAAFSPPPGHPVWSLLEARGLEAAPGEDLILRRVLSADGRSRAFVNDQPSSVGALREIGALLIEVHGQHETVGLLDARTHRDLLDAYGGHAPLAKATAQAWGAWREAEARLEALGRDAAALEAEAEEAGRLLAELDALAPEAGEETALAEKRAVLGAAEKALADINLAGEALEGLPPRLASALRALGQARSRALAAGAAAEGPAVQRLAEAEAALDAVFSGLQEAEAAVESAASAFDFRADDLEKAEERLFALRAAARRMGCAVEALPERRQALAERLARLDSGEAELAAARREAAEAEGRYIAAAAALTAARRAAAEALALAVESELPPLKLERARFRVALETLAPDRAGPGGCDRILFEVATNPGAPFGDLTTVASGGELARFALALKASLAGRGGEPPLMIFDEVDQGVGGAVADAVGLRLRRLAREGQVLVVTHSPQVAARADAHWRIAKAGDDEALRTRVEVLDAAAREEEIARMLAGAQVTNEARAAARALMHA, from the coding sequence ATGCTGACCGGCCTCTGGATTCGCGATGTCGTCCTGATCGAGGCGCTGGACCTTTCAGTCGGTCCGGGCCTCACCGCGCTGACAGGTGAGACCGGGGCCGGCAAGTCCATCCTGCTCGACGCCCTGGGCCTGGCGACCGGCGCCCGGGCGGAGTCCGGCCTGGTCCGTCGCGGGTCCGCCCAGGCCAGCGCCTCGGCCGCCTTTTCCCCACCCCCGGGGCATCCCGTCTGGAGCCTTCTCGAGGCGCGCGGCCTGGAAGCGGCCCCCGGCGAGGACCTCATCCTGCGGCGGGTCCTGTCGGCCGACGGCCGCAGCCGGGCCTTCGTCAATGACCAGCCCTCCAGCGTCGGCGCCCTGCGGGAGATCGGGGCCCTGCTGATCGAGGTCCACGGCCAGCATGAGACGGTCGGCCTGCTGGACGCCCGCACCCATCGGGACCTTCTGGACGCCTACGGCGGCCACGCCCCCCTGGCGAAGGCCACCGCCCAGGCCTGGGGCGCCTGGCGCGAGGCCGAGGCGCGCCTGGAGGCCCTGGGCCGGGACGCCGCCGCCCTGGAGGCCGAGGCCGAGGAGGCGGGGCGCCTGCTGGCCGAGCTCGACGCCCTGGCGCCCGAGGCCGGCGAGGAGACCGCCCTGGCCGAGAAGCGCGCGGTCCTCGGCGCCGCAGAAAAGGCCCTGGCCGACATCAACCTGGCGGGCGAGGCGCTTGAGGGCCTGCCCCCGCGGCTGGCGTCAGCCCTTCGCGCCCTGGGCCAGGCCCGCAGCCGCGCCCTCGCCGCCGGCGCCGCCGCCGAGGGACCCGCGGTCCAGCGGCTGGCCGAGGCCGAGGCGGCCCTGGACGCGGTGTTCAGCGGCCTGCAGGAGGCCGAGGCGGCCGTCGAGTCTGCGGCCTCGGCCTTCGACTTCCGCGCCGACGACCTGGAAAAGGCCGAGGAGCGCCTCTTCGCCCTGCGGGCGGCCGCCCGGCGGATGGGCTGCGCCGTCGAGGCCCTGCCGGAACGCCGACAGGCCCTGGCCGAGCGTCTCGCGCGCCTGGACTCCGGCGAGGCGGAACTGGCGGCCGCAAGGCGAGAGGCCGCCGAGGCCGAGGGCCGATACATCGCGGCCGCCGCGGCCCTGACCGCCGCCCGGCGCGCAGCGGCGGAGGCCCTGGCCCTGGCGGTGGAGTCCGAGCTTCCGCCCCTCAAGCTGGAGCGCGCCCGGTTCCGGGTGGCCCTGGAGACCCTCGCCCCGGACCGCGCCGGCCCCGGCGGCTGCGACCGCATCCTTTTCGAGGTGGCGACCAATCCGGGCGCCCCCTTCGGCGACCTGACGACGGTGGCGTCCGGGGGCGAACTCGCCCGCTTCGCCCTGGCCCTTAAGGCTTCCCTGGCCGGCAGGGGAGGGGAGCCGCCCCTGATGATCTTCGACGAGGTGGACCAGGGCGTGGGCGGGGCCGTCGCCGACGCCGTGGGCCTGCGCCTGCGCCGGCTGGCGCGGGAGGGCCAGGTCCTGGTGGTCACGCACTCGCCCCAGGTGGCGGCCCGGGCGGACGCCCACTGGCGGATCGCCAAGGCGGGCGATGACGAGGCCCTGCGCACCCGGGTCGAGGTCCTGGATGCGGCCGCCCGGGAGGAGGAGATCGCCCGCATGCTGGCCGGCGCCCAGGTCACCAACGAGGCGCGCGCCGCCGCCAGGGCCCTGATGCATGCCTGA
- the ligA gene encoding NAD-dependent DNA ligase LigA, with amino-acid sequence MPEIPVSDLTEAQAAEELTRLADEIAAHDLAYHQADAPVISDAEYDALRRRNAAIEARFPHLVRENSPSLSVGAARSDQFSPVEHGAPMLSLDNAFSDDDALEFDSRVRRFLRLDAADIAYTAEPKIDGLSASLRYEGGVLVRGATRGDGRVGEDVTANLLTIGDIPRRLSGSGWPEVIEVRGEVYLSHAAFAGLNAQAEAAGQKTYANPRNAAAGSLRQIDPRITASRPLAFFAYAWGETSAPFADTQWRALSLLAEWGFVTTPQSRRVEGAEGLLAAYREMEAARPHLGFDIDGVVYKVDRLDWQQRLGFITRTPRWAIARKFPAEQARTVLTAIDLQVGRTGAVTPVARLVPVTVGGVVVENATLHNGDEIARKDIRVGDTVIVQRAGDVIPQIVGVVEAERPDPPPAPFAFPEVCPCALATPLVRETTASGAETVVRRCSGEFACPFQRIEHLRHFVSRRAYDIEGLGEKQLAAFFDRGWVREPADIFRLARDAGRLEELRGLDGYGETSVANLAAGIEARRDIPLDRFIFGLGIRHIGETTAMVLARGYGSADAFLAAMDRVAARDPEAVEELDALDQVGGAVIEAAASYFGEAHNRRIVAELVAELTIRDAERPRQDTAVAGKTVVFTGALERMTRDEAKARAESLGAKVAGSVSKKTDIVVAGPGAGSKLKTAESLGLQVLTEAEWLELIGDASPGG; translated from the coding sequence ATGCCTGAGATCCCTGTCTCCGACCTGACCGAAGCGCAGGCCGCCGAGGAACTGACCCGGCTGGCCGACGAGATCGCCGCCCATGACCTGGCCTATCACCAGGCTGACGCCCCGGTCATTTCCGACGCCGAATACGACGCCCTGCGGCGACGCAACGCCGCCATCGAGGCGCGCTTCCCGCACCTGGTGCGCGAGAACTCCCCCTCCCTGAGTGTGGGCGCCGCCCGGTCCGACCAGTTCTCGCCTGTCGAGCATGGCGCGCCCATGCTGTCGCTGGACAACGCCTTCTCCGACGACGACGCCCTGGAGTTCGACTCCCGGGTTCGCCGCTTCCTGCGACTCGACGCCGCCGACATCGCCTACACGGCCGAGCCCAAGATCGATGGCCTTTCGGCCTCCCTGCGCTACGAGGGCGGGGTGCTGGTGCGCGGCGCGACCCGCGGGGACGGCCGGGTGGGCGAGGACGTTACGGCCAACCTACTGACGATCGGCGACATTCCCCGCCGTCTGTCCGGCTCCGGGTGGCCCGAGGTGATCGAGGTGCGGGGGGAGGTCTATCTCTCCCACGCCGCCTTCGCCGGGCTGAACGCCCAGGCCGAGGCCGCCGGGCAGAAGACCTACGCCAATCCGCGCAACGCCGCCGCCGGCTCCCTGCGGCAGATCGATCCGCGCATCACCGCCAGCCGGCCCTTGGCCTTCTTCGCCTATGCCTGGGGCGAGACCAGCGCCCCTTTCGCCGACACCCAGTGGCGGGCCCTGTCCCTCCTGGCGGAGTGGGGCTTCGTCACCACCCCCCAGTCGCGCCGGGTCGAGGGCGCCGAGGGCCTCCTGGCCGCCTATCGCGAGATGGAGGCCGCCCGGCCGCACCTGGGCTTCGACATCGACGGGGTGGTCTACAAGGTGGACCGGCTGGACTGGCAGCAGAGGCTGGGCTTCATCACCCGGACCCCGCGCTGGGCCATCGCCCGCAAGTTCCCCGCCGAGCAGGCCCGGACGGTCCTGACGGCCATCGACCTGCAGGTGGGGCGTACCGGCGCCGTCACCCCGGTCGCCCGGCTTGTCCCCGTCACGGTCGGCGGTGTGGTGGTCGAGAACGCCACCCTGCACAATGGCGACGAGATCGCCCGCAAGGACATCCGGGTCGGCGACACGGTCATCGTCCAGCGCGCCGGAGACGTCATTCCCCAGATCGTCGGGGTGGTGGAGGCCGAGCGCCCCGACCCGCCGCCGGCGCCCTTCGCCTTTCCCGAGGTCTGCCCCTGCGCCCTCGCCACCCCCCTGGTGCGCGAGACCACCGCCTCGGGCGCCGAGACCGTGGTGCGCCGCTGCTCAGGCGAGTTCGCCTGCCCCTTCCAGCGCATCGAGCACCTGCGCCACTTCGTCTCCCGCCGGGCGTACGACATCGAGGGTTTGGGCGAGAAGCAGCTGGCGGCCTTCTTTGATCGCGGCTGGGTGCGCGAGCCCGCCGACATCTTCCGCCTGGCCCGCGACGCCGGGCGGCTGGAGGAACTGCGCGGCCTGGACGGTTATGGCGAGACCAGCGTCGCCAACCTCGCCGCCGGGATCGAGGCGCGGCGCGACATTCCCCTCGACCGCTTCATCTTCGGCCTGGGCATCCGCCACATCGGCGAGACCACTGCGATGGTCCTGGCGCGCGGCTACGGCTCGGCCGACGCCTTCCTGGCCGCCATGGACCGGGTCGCAGCCCGGGATCCCGAGGCCGTCGAGGAGCTCGACGCCCTGGACCAGGTGGGCGGCGCCGTCATCGAGGCCGCCGCAAGCTATTTCGGCGAGGCCCACAACCGGCGGATCGTGGCCGAGCTGGTCGCCGAGCTGACCATCCGCGACGCTGAGCGTCCGCGCCAGGACACCGCCGTGGCGGGCAAGACCGTGGTCTTCACAGGCGCCCTGGAGCGGATGACCCGGGACGAGGCCAAGGCCCGCGCCGAGTCCCTGGGCGCCAAGGTGGCGGGCTCGGTCTCGAAGAAGACGGATATCGTAGTGGCCGGCCCGGGCGCCGGCTCCAAGCTCAAGACCGCCGAGTCCCTGGGTCTCCAGGTCTTGACGGAAGCCGAGTGGCTTGAACTCATCGGCGACGCCAGTCCAGGAGGATGA